The following are encoded in a window of Nibricoccus aquaticus genomic DNA:
- a CDS encoding YgaP family membrane protein: MKTNVGSYDAGVRFLLGSAVLFFTVNGLGWWGLLGLIPVLSAACAFCPIYWLLRIDTAAREEAYERDHPHDPPMTPH, from the coding sequence ATGAAAACCAACGTAGGCTCCTATGACGCCGGGGTTCGTTTCCTCCTCGGCAGCGCTGTCCTGTTTTTCACCGTCAATGGTCTCGGCTGGTGGGGCCTGCTCGGCCTCATCCCGGTCCTGAGCGCCGCGTGCGCCTTCTGTCCGATCTACTGGCTGCTGCGCATCGACACCGCCGCCCGGGAAGAGGCGTACGAGCGGGATCATCCGCACGACCCGCCCATGACTCCGCACTAA
- a CDS encoding YchJ family protein, with protein MSQTSPARAAITSTSPCPCGSGKTFGECCEPIIQQKRVATTAEQVMRSRFTAHVIGDEAHLHRTYVPTASQPYVAEAETGEPMQWTRLVIHSHEHEVKPDMSYVDFTAYYREGDGEKAMHEKSEFLRVNGAWIFNRPIRQGPAPVKTAVKVGRNDPCPCGSGKKYKQCCLAKA; from the coding sequence ATGAGTCAAACGAGTCCCGCCCGCGCTGCCATCACGTCCACCTCGCCCTGCCCGTGTGGCAGTGGGAAAACCTTCGGCGAATGCTGCGAGCCGATCATCCAGCAGAAGCGGGTGGCGACGACGGCGGAGCAAGTGATGCGCTCGCGTTTCACCGCGCACGTGATCGGCGACGAGGCGCATCTGCACCGCACGTACGTGCCGACCGCGAGCCAGCCGTATGTCGCCGAAGCGGAGACGGGCGAGCCGATGCAGTGGACGCGTCTGGTGATCCACTCGCACGAGCATGAGGTGAAGCCGGACATGTCGTATGTCGATTTCACCGCGTACTACCGCGAAGGTGACGGCGAGAAGGCGATGCACGAGAAGTCGGAGTTTCTCCGCGTGAATGGCGCCTGGATTTTTAACCGCCCGATCCGCCAGGGTCCGGCTCCGGTGAAGACGGCGGTCAAAGTCGGCCGCAACGATCCGTGCCCGTGCGGCAGCGGGAAGAAGTACAAGCAGTGCTGCCTGGCGAAAGCCTGA
- a CDS encoding alpha-2-macroglobulin family protein, with product MRLSLLPFAAAVLLSFAPLSAQTLGLAPEPAPKTAGEKRAAYDARLAEAKKRAAEKSWALAREAYAAALPFAPDAEAKRWCELWVLDATWRSGVPQKHGEYADVVVAFEKLLAPYAKTSERDDYWVAVIESLAAAKRAQPWHFRNYKTPGTDELAVAEYLAAQPETPAAAARYAAFLGRLTELDDRYFEPTADWRERLMQHRMQAARVIADPVARARWMVRTADFAAKEAVSSERCARLYADALEAAKGTVFQPLAEAREFLWRADNGRLTPDAKRRPDLPAWLVEIERLQIALTALPVEEPLRQPALKQLNDLRITWTERHVEFSIEDIFRPEERVRFTVGAAYVGQMGFEVHRLSPADWAKIHQGVHGEGMAELPMKQDKVLGWELKLTADVPAHLWQTRVMEIPEALAPGMYVLAVRDDLGRYRVRRFAVSSVAGTMVTLAENRRELFCYDSKAYAPVAPMTRAVAWLGSAKNEKPGDPITLTADANGRFVLGETGLKHFQTATLVIEGMGPVMLGESYSSWRGDGNAEGDALHLDLFLPRELYRPGETVPFKLIGRHRRDHRFVKPEGKLTLKALLDDVPVGASLEMAWDEDGAMTGEIAIPVGTRPGRVELSLFKGAEEVETVEFFTVDSFLPPPAFVSLDLAGDVMAVRRGGQMTFRVSAKYFSGGPLVGAPVEFGVRPDVFSLERENEDERGVRDAWVAEMKRKTFRGVTDAGGVATFSVELPEFLPPVFWLTPGYTVKPAGLPEMRGSEAMVATESGLRLEIAGGEKPRVVAPGEQMTLRFRYLDARGKPAPVSGEVSLIESCWQEVWLDPEGRAVTGGALIEARKMLELPAGADLPGVWKKIHAETETGVVATEAPVAGADGWASVTFTVPRAGVYHFDFNAESGRVVAVDERMFWEKAGKPALVYAVDAATRTLALKPDREWLIAPDDIGAGEKPRFLVIMPEGIRRGWLAVSGEKETRTQAFTSEGRVTLVTFDDPPLFSAQGEARLITARAERYYAGTEATFAVRHPAETIRTEIVGVPDGLRPGSRGEVTLRTSDHERRPVSATVALGVSDQAVNELLSKERESVPAFLGFDGHVRCSVSTSRRWEKKAWVVRLADPRRGLEFYEAVTSGEDEVILNAFSIPAGRAGGGSMGAMSVTAGSGGTEGASSRVVSADLSSRSDGIIEKPARPEPTSTVLGQVFGAEPKPVVTLRRHFVSTAFWAPGVKTDAKGEARVAFTFPDNLTEWRLAAYAIGKDGNSFGTATAFAKTTLPFQTRLSAPRFLVAGDMGTATGMLVNRTASEAKAEATIAVAGDAVRLAEREKAERTALAVSANGETRTTWSVQAKQPGTTVMTLSAHTPAEGDAMELSVPVMEDGIQQKTATSVRLRAGEKTARLSVELPVPLDAARTEVELRLSPSRAAAVLDALPYLIEYPYGCVEQTMSRFLPVVVVKKMLSDLGFDEATIKRRMLARETAKQAARREKTAGFAKLDDVVTQSLARLVAAQSYDGSFGWWPGQKNADLWMTAYVAWGLALADEAGVEVPEKLSEETNDALGKLLKHERQINDTVAWALAAVVRVVGKEMDAKAVEGAKAVFTRLYEEREKLSASGRACLLLAVKLCGTEGQRAVLLRNLENGAARVVSGDFGDTVQWGSERGYWRASEGSVETTALTLLALLESEPGHVLIEPAVNWLVLNRGSGGWSNTRDTAFAVLALSRFLSVSREAEPDAVVEIVANGKVVRRVTLDRASLLEGPAVTLEASSLKAGENQVELRRVGGKSPVYGLALMSAWATGEAVKPAGHLLEAGRTFDRQKARATLAGTLHFTPEAQPVNGSAMEGEQVVARVALTVPNDLEYVMVEVPKPAGCEPLNPLSGWDARLVRIGKSGTALAVSGAGGRDEMSADGEEAIYREEHDDKSVFFIDRLDAGNWEIRFGLRAVHRGDYRALPVQAEAMYAPEVRANSDARRLRIEAGEAR from the coding sequence ATGCGCCTTTCGCTTCTGCCGTTTGCTGCCGCTGTGTTGTTGTCGTTCGCGCCGCTGAGCGCGCAAACCCTCGGCCTCGCGCCGGAGCCCGCGCCGAAGACGGCCGGGGAGAAACGCGCCGCGTACGATGCGCGCCTCGCTGAGGCGAAGAAGCGCGCGGCGGAGAAATCCTGGGCGCTGGCGCGCGAGGCGTATGCGGCGGCACTGCCGTTCGCGCCGGATGCTGAGGCGAAGCGCTGGTGCGAGTTGTGGGTGCTGGATGCGACGTGGCGGAGTGGCGTGCCGCAGAAACACGGTGAGTATGCGGATGTGGTGGTGGCGTTTGAAAAGCTGCTTGCGCCTTATGCGAAGACTTCGGAGCGCGACGATTATTGGGTGGCCGTGATAGAGAGCTTGGCCGCTGCAAAACGGGCCCAGCCGTGGCACTTTCGGAACTATAAAACTCCGGGGACCGATGAGCTGGCGGTGGCGGAGTATCTCGCAGCGCAGCCGGAAACGCCGGCTGCGGCGGCGCGGTATGCGGCGTTTTTGGGCCGGCTCACGGAGCTCGATGACCGATACTTCGAGCCCACGGCTGATTGGCGGGAGCGGTTGATGCAGCATCGCATGCAGGCGGCACGGGTGATCGCCGATCCAGTGGCGCGGGCGCGCTGGATGGTGCGGACGGCGGATTTTGCGGCGAAGGAAGCTGTCTCCAGCGAGCGTTGCGCGCGGTTGTACGCGGATGCGCTGGAGGCAGCCAAGGGCACGGTGTTTCAACCGCTGGCGGAGGCGCGGGAGTTTTTGTGGCGGGCTGATAACGGGCGGTTGACTCCCGATGCCAAACGGCGGCCCGATCTGCCGGCGTGGCTGGTGGAGATCGAGCGGCTTCAGATCGCGCTCACTGCGCTACCGGTGGAGGAACCGCTGCGGCAGCCGGCACTGAAGCAGTTGAACGATCTCAGGATCACGTGGACCGAGCGGCATGTGGAATTTTCCATTGAGGATATTTTCCGTCCTGAGGAGCGCGTGCGGTTCACGGTGGGAGCGGCGTATGTGGGACAGATGGGATTTGAGGTGCATCGACTCTCACCAGCTGACTGGGCGAAAATCCATCAGGGGGTGCATGGCGAGGGCATGGCGGAGCTGCCGATGAAGCAGGACAAGGTGCTGGGCTGGGAGCTGAAACTCACGGCAGATGTCCCGGCTCATCTGTGGCAGACGCGAGTGATGGAGATTCCCGAGGCGCTGGCACCAGGGATGTACGTGCTGGCGGTGCGAGACGATCTGGGGCGTTACCGGGTGCGGCGGTTCGCCGTGAGCAGTGTCGCCGGGACGATGGTGACCCTGGCGGAAAATCGCCGGGAGCTGTTTTGCTATGACAGCAAGGCATACGCGCCGGTCGCGCCGATGACTCGTGCGGTAGCGTGGCTGGGAAGCGCCAAAAATGAGAAGCCGGGCGATCCGATCACGCTTACAGCGGATGCGAACGGGCGTTTCGTTCTCGGTGAGACAGGGCTGAAACATTTTCAGACCGCGACGCTGGTGATCGAGGGCATGGGGCCGGTTATGTTGGGTGAGTCCTACAGCAGTTGGCGCGGAGATGGGAACGCGGAGGGCGATGCGTTGCATCTCGATTTGTTTCTGCCGCGCGAGCTTTACCGGCCGGGCGAGACGGTGCCGTTCAAACTCATCGGGCGTCATCGGCGCGATCATCGTTTCGTGAAGCCGGAGGGAAAACTCACGCTGAAGGCGCTGCTGGACGATGTGCCGGTCGGAGCGTCGCTGGAGATGGCGTGGGATGAGGATGGCGCGATGACGGGGGAAATCGCGATCCCCGTGGGGACGCGTCCGGGACGCGTGGAGTTGTCGCTGTTCAAGGGCGCTGAGGAGGTGGAGACGGTGGAGTTTTTCACGGTGGATAGTTTCCTGCCCCCGCCGGCGTTTGTTTCACTGGATCTGGCGGGCGATGTGATGGCGGTGCGGCGCGGGGGACAGATGACGTTTCGCGTGAGTGCGAAGTATTTTTCGGGCGGGCCGCTCGTGGGTGCGCCGGTGGAGTTTGGCGTGAGGCCAGATGTGTTTTCTTTGGAGAGGGAAAATGAGGACGAGCGTGGTGTTCGTGATGCGTGGGTGGCGGAGATGAAACGGAAGACGTTTCGCGGCGTGACCGATGCCGGGGGCGTGGCGACGTTTTCCGTGGAGCTGCCGGAGTTTTTGCCGCCGGTGTTCTGGCTTACGCCGGGCTATACGGTGAAGCCGGCAGGTCTGCCGGAGATGCGCGGGAGCGAGGCGATGGTCGCGACGGAGTCCGGGCTGCGATTGGAAATCGCCGGCGGGGAAAAACCGCGCGTGGTCGCGCCGGGAGAGCAGATGACGCTGCGTTTCCGGTATCTGGATGCGCGGGGGAAACCGGCGCCGGTGTCGGGCGAAGTGAGTTTGATCGAGAGCTGCTGGCAGGAAGTGTGGCTCGATCCGGAGGGACGGGCGGTCACGGGCGGGGCATTGATCGAGGCGCGGAAAATGTTGGAGCTGCCGGCGGGCGCGGATTTGCCGGGCGTTTGGAAAAAGATCCACGCGGAGACGGAGACGGGTGTCGTGGCCACGGAAGCGCCAGTGGCGGGAGCGGACGGTTGGGCGAGCGTGACGTTCACGGTGCCGCGCGCGGGGGTTTATCATTTCGATTTTAATGCGGAGAGCGGGCGCGTGGTGGCGGTGGATGAGCGGATGTTTTGGGAAAAAGCGGGCAAGCCGGCGCTCGTGTATGCGGTGGATGCGGCGACGCGGACGCTGGCGTTGAAGCCGGATCGAGAGTGGTTGATCGCGCCGGACGATATCGGCGCGGGAGAGAAGCCGCGGTTTCTCGTGATCATGCCGGAAGGCATCCGGCGGGGGTGGCTCGCGGTGAGCGGTGAAAAGGAAACGCGGACGCAGGCGTTCACGAGTGAGGGGCGCGTGACGCTGGTGACGTTCGACGATCCACCGCTTTTCAGTGCGCAGGGTGAGGCGCGGCTGATCACGGCGCGGGCGGAGCGTTACTATGCGGGCACGGAGGCGACGTTTGCCGTGAGGCATCCGGCGGAGACGATCCGCACGGAGATCGTGGGAGTGCCGGACGGGTTGCGTCCAGGCTCGCGCGGAGAAGTGACGCTGCGCACAAGCGATCACGAGCGGCGGCCGGTGAGCGCGACGGTGGCGCTGGGTGTGTCGGATCAAGCGGTGAATGAATTGCTCTCGAAGGAGCGGGAGAGCGTTCCGGCGTTTCTGGGTTTCGACGGGCACGTGAGATGCAGCGTTTCCACGAGCCGCCGGTGGGAGAAGAAAGCGTGGGTGGTGCGGCTGGCCGATCCGCGGCGCGGGCTGGAGTTTTATGAGGCGGTGACGAGCGGTGAAGATGAGGTGATCTTGAATGCGTTCAGCATCCCCGCCGGGAGGGCAGGTGGTGGATCAATGGGGGCGATGTCGGTCACGGCGGGCAGCGGTGGGACGGAGGGGGCTTCGAGCCGGGTGGTGAGTGCGGATTTGTCGTCGAGATCGGATGGGATAATCGAGAAACCAGCCCGGCCCGAACCGACTTCGACGGTGCTGGGGCAGGTGTTTGGGGCGGAGCCGAAACCGGTCGTGACGCTGCGGAGGCATTTTGTTTCGACGGCGTTTTGGGCGCCGGGGGTGAAGACGGATGCGAAGGGCGAGGCGCGGGTGGCGTTTACGTTTCCCGATAATCTCACGGAGTGGAGGCTGGCGGCGTATGCGATCGGCAAGGACGGGAACTCGTTCGGGACGGCGACGGCGTTTGCGAAGACGACGCTGCCGTTTCAGACGCGGCTGAGCGCGCCGAGGTTCTTGGTCGCGGGCGACATGGGCACGGCGACGGGGATGCTGGTGAATCGCACGGCGAGTGAGGCGAAGGCGGAGGCGACGATTGCGGTCGCGGGGGATGCGGTGCGGTTGGCGGAGAGGGAAAAGGCTGAGCGGACGGCGCTGGCGGTTTCGGCGAATGGGGAGACGCGGACGACGTGGAGCGTGCAGGCGAAACAGCCGGGTACGACGGTGATGACATTGAGCGCTCATACGCCGGCGGAGGGCGATGCGATGGAGTTGTCGGTGCCGGTGATGGAGGACGGCATCCAGCAGAAGACGGCGACGAGTGTGAGGCTGCGCGCGGGCGAGAAGACGGCACGGTTGTCGGTGGAGTTGCCCGTGCCGCTCGATGCGGCGCGCACGGAGGTGGAGTTGAGGCTATCGCCGAGTAGGGCGGCGGCGGTGCTCGATGCGCTACCGTACCTGATCGAGTACCCGTATGGTTGCGTGGAGCAGACGATGAGCCGGTTCCTGCCGGTGGTGGTCGTGAAGAAGATGTTGAGCGATCTTGGTTTTGACGAGGCAACGATCAAGCGGCGGATGCTGGCGCGCGAAACGGCGAAGCAGGCGGCGCGGCGCGAGAAGACCGCGGGATTTGCGAAGCTCGACGATGTGGTGACGCAGAGTCTGGCGCGGCTGGTGGCGGCGCAGAGTTATGACGGATCGTTTGGCTGGTGGCCGGGGCAGAAGAACGCGGATCTCTGGATGACCGCGTATGTGGCGTGGGGACTGGCACTGGCGGACGAGGCAGGAGTCGAGGTGCCGGAAAAACTCAGCGAAGAAACGAACGACGCGCTCGGAAAACTTTTAAAGCACGAAAGGCAGATCAACGACACGGTCGCGTGGGCGCTAGCGGCAGTGGTGCGGGTGGTGGGCAAGGAGATGGATGCGAAGGCGGTTGAGGGAGCGAAGGCGGTGTTTACGCGGCTCTATGAAGAGCGCGAAAAACTGTCGGCATCGGGGCGGGCGTGTCTGTTGCTCGCGGTGAAGCTGTGCGGGACGGAGGGGCAGCGCGCGGTGTTGTTGCGCAATCTGGAGAACGGTGCGGCGCGGGTAGTGTCAGGGGATTTTGGCGACACGGTGCAGTGGGGAAGTGAGCGTGGTTACTGGCGGGCGTCGGAAGGCTCGGTGGAGACGACGGCGCTGACGTTGCTCGCTCTGCTTGAGAGCGAGCCGGGGCATGTGTTGATCGAACCGGCGGTAAACTGGCTGGTGCTCAATCGCGGGAGCGGCGGCTGGAGCAATACGCGCGACACGGCGTTTGCGGTGCTGGCGCTGTCGCGGTTCCTGAGCGTGAGCCGGGAGGCGGAGCCGGATGCGGTCGTGGAGATCGTGGCGAATGGGAAAGTGGTGCGGCGGGTGACGCTGGATCGCGCGTCGTTGCTGGAAGGGCCGGCTGTGACGCTGGAGGCATCGTCGCTGAAGGCGGGAGAAAATCAGGTGGAGTTGCGGCGGGTCGGCGGAAAATCGCCGGTGTACGGGCTGGCGCTGATGTCGGCTTGGGCGACAGGCGAGGCGGTGAAACCGGCGGGGCATTTGCTGGAGGCGGGGCGGACGTTTGACCGGCAAAAAGCGCGGGCGACGCTGGCGGGGACTTTACATTTCACGCCTGAAGCGCAGCCGGTAAATGGGAGCGCGATGGAAGGAGAGCAGGTCGTGGCGCGTGTCGCGCTAACCGTGCCGAACGATCTGGAGTATGTGATGGTGGAAGTGCCGAAGCCGGCGGGGTGTGAGCCGCTCAATCCGCTCAGCGGCTGGGATGCGCGGCTGGTGCGTATCGGGAAGTCGGGCACGGCGCTGGCGGTGAGTGGTGCAGGCGGCCGTGATGAGATGAGTGCGGATGGGGAAGAGGCGATTTACCGGGAAGAGCACGATGACAAGAGCGTGTTTTTCATCGACCGGCTGGATGCTGGAAACTGGGAGATCCGTTTCGGGCTGCGGGCGGTACACCGGGGCGATTATCGCGCGCTGCCGGTGCAGGCTGAGGCGATGTATGCGCCGGAAGTACGGGCTAACAGCGATGCGCGGCGGCTGCGGATCGAGGCAGGCGAAGCGCGGTGA
- a CDS encoding YiiX/YebB-like N1pC/P60 family cysteine hydrolase codes for MQLLGFVHPRHVITALVAAALSIGALPPAHAAALPARADILEMDLAATRMLLDRSLDWRARTANFIQEAGPRLTSDILTAADLERMYSGAQDYVLLRRRWQALIECQGDEAWSRTTPALENNPLTRVQTKLVLAAALMLHDDYRLGIEPFFNLRKARRLLKSDNPAVEGEIDSAVRNFLNPLNRSRLARAVVWHRAEAGKTTDRSEDETLLDDIITQSPGYAFFTQNLATRTLEEWRIGGHAAVTFVTDLADRLGKGAMNTASLAVGNTVGLIETRKGFLTELAPVQRAVLASQLRPLDVLLEKTPFRLTDKSIPGHYGHVAIWTGTEAELRELDLWENPLVRPHHDAIRAGARIVEALRPGVQINTLDHFLNIDDLLVLRRRELTLDETRAALLRTFAQVGKEYDFNFDVESDKRIVCSELAFVVFANDQWPTSRVLGRASISPDQVAVKARPGGPFETVVLYYDGTQISEKLTDTLCCLLDEDPKAFAALHPAFKGRSE; via the coding sequence ATGCAGCTTCTCGGTTTCGTTCATCCCCGCCACGTCATCACCGCCCTCGTTGCGGCCGCCCTCTCCATCGGCGCACTCCCACCGGCTCACGCCGCCGCCCTCCCCGCCCGCGCCGACATCCTCGAAATGGATCTCGCCGCCACGCGCATGTTGCTCGACCGTTCGCTCGACTGGCGCGCCCGCACCGCGAACTTCATCCAGGAAGCCGGCCCGCGCCTCACCAGCGATATCCTCACCGCTGCCGACCTCGAGCGCATGTATTCGGGTGCCCAGGACTACGTCCTCCTCCGCCGCCGCTGGCAGGCCCTCATCGAATGCCAGGGCGACGAAGCCTGGTCCCGCACCACGCCCGCCCTCGAAAACAACCCGCTCACCCGCGTTCAGACCAAGCTCGTCCTCGCCGCCGCCCTCATGCTCCACGACGACTACCGCCTCGGCATCGAACCTTTCTTCAACCTCCGCAAAGCCCGCCGCCTCCTCAAGAGCGACAACCCCGCCGTCGAAGGCGAAATCGATTCCGCCGTCCGCAACTTCCTCAATCCCCTCAACCGCTCCCGCCTCGCCCGCGCCGTCGTCTGGCACCGCGCCGAAGCCGGCAAAACCACCGACCGCTCCGAAGACGAAACGCTCCTCGACGACATTATCACCCAAAGCCCCGGCTACGCCTTCTTCACTCAAAACCTCGCCACGCGCACACTCGAAGAATGGCGCATCGGCGGACACGCCGCCGTCACCTTCGTCACCGATCTCGCCGACCGCTTGGGCAAGGGCGCGATGAACACCGCCAGCCTCGCCGTCGGCAACACCGTCGGCCTCATCGAAACCCGCAAAGGCTTCCTCACCGAACTCGCCCCCGTCCAGCGCGCCGTCCTCGCATCCCAACTACGCCCGCTCGACGTCCTCCTCGAGAAAACCCCCTTCCGCCTCACCGACAAATCCATCCCCGGCCACTACGGCCACGTCGCCATCTGGACCGGCACCGAAGCCGAGCTCCGCGAACTCGATCTCTGGGAAAACCCGCTCGTCCGCCCCCACCACGACGCCATCCGCGCCGGCGCCCGCATCGTCGAAGCCCTCCGCCCCGGCGTGCAGATCAACACCCTCGATCACTTCCTCAACATCGACGACCTCCTCGTCCTCCGCCGCCGCGAACTCACACTCGACGAAACCCGCGCCGCCCTCCTCCGCACTTTCGCCCAAGTCGGCAAGGAGTACGATTTCAACTTCGATGTCGAAAGCGACAAACGCATCGTCTGCTCCGAACTCGCCTTCGTCGTCTTCGCCAACGACCAGTGGCCCACCAGCCGCGTCCTCGGCCGCGCCTCGATCTCCCCCGATCAAGTCGCCGTCAAAGCCCGCCCCGGCGGTCCCTTCGAGACAGTCGTCCTCTACTACGACGGCACGCAAATCTCCGAAAAACTCACAGACACTCTCTGCTGCCTCCTCGACGAAGATCCGAAAGCCTTCGCCGCCCTCCACCCCGCCTTCAAAGGCCGCTCCGAGTAA
- a CDS encoding RbsD/FucU domain-containing protein, with protein sequence MLKTGILNPALLHLLARIRHTNTLVISDRGFPFWPQIETIDLSLIDGVPTVPQVLAALRGNFVLGRAWMAQEFLANNTDATQAAFKNALAGVPLEFEPHVDFKKRVPHAIGLIRTGETVQYANMILESA encoded by the coding sequence ATGCTCAAAACCGGCATCCTCAATCCCGCGCTCCTTCACCTCCTCGCGCGCATCCGCCACACCAACACCCTCGTCATCTCCGATCGCGGTTTCCCCTTCTGGCCGCAGATCGAGACGATCGATCTCTCCCTCATCGACGGTGTCCCCACTGTCCCCCAAGTCCTCGCCGCTCTCCGCGGCAACTTCGTCCTCGGCCGCGCCTGGATGGCGCAGGAATTTCTGGCCAACAACACCGACGCCACCCAGGCCGCTTTCAAAAACGCTCTCGCCGGCGTGCCCCTGGAATTCGAGCCGCACGTCGATTTCAAGAAACGCGTCCCCCACGCCATCGGCCTCATCCGCACCGGCGAAACCGTTCAATACGCCAACATGATTCTCGAGTCCGCCTGA
- a CDS encoding LacI family DNA-binding transcriptional regulator has protein sequence MASPAPSLRDLARQLGLSHTTVSEALRDNPRVKIETRKRVQKIAAEAGYRHNPLAGALMSEMRRSRTGTFRGVIAVIDLDGPDKRPVNASRYHQELTKGASERAAELGFKAESFVIGKGGISAARLDHILQSRGIRGVFLLPVSDNPDLSRLDWTRYAGIYADYIIERPGLHSVCADHFRSMVIAMQRLQDMGYRRPGLVLQKHHDERLLHRWEAAFRSYQDYHDGVARISPLMATEINQEEFTEWFRQTRPDVVLCHRAEVIKWMEAAGADVPKTHGFCCLNVLMNVIPCAGLNLQARLIGARGVELIIAQLYRNEYGVPDHASITTIPGSWNDGPTLREMKAK, from the coding sequence ATGGCCTCTCCTGCCCCCTCCCTCCGCGACCTCGCCCGCCAGCTCGGGCTTTCCCACACCACCGTCTCCGAAGCCCTTCGCGACAATCCGCGCGTCAAAATAGAGACGCGCAAACGCGTTCAAAAAATCGCCGCCGAGGCTGGCTACCGCCACAACCCCCTCGCCGGCGCCCTCATGTCCGAGATGCGCCGTTCGCGCACCGGCACCTTCCGCGGTGTCATCGCCGTCATCGATCTCGACGGCCCCGACAAACGCCCCGTCAACGCCTCCCGTTACCACCAAGAGCTCACCAAAGGCGCCAGCGAACGCGCCGCCGAGCTCGGCTTCAAAGCCGAGTCCTTCGTCATCGGCAAAGGCGGCATCTCCGCTGCCCGCCTCGATCACATCCTCCAGTCGCGCGGCATCCGCGGCGTCTTTCTCCTCCCCGTAAGCGACAACCCCGATCTCTCCCGCCTCGACTGGACGCGCTACGCCGGCATCTACGCTGACTACATCATCGAGCGTCCCGGCCTCCACTCTGTCTGCGCCGACCATTTTCGCTCCATGGTCATCGCCATGCAGCGCCTGCAAGACATGGGTTACCGCCGCCCCGGCCTAGTCCTTCAGAAACACCACGACGAGCGCCTACTCCACCGCTGGGAAGCCGCCTTCCGCTCGTATCAAGATTACCATGATGGCGTCGCCCGCATCTCGCCGCTCATGGCGACCGAGATCAACCAGGAGGAATTCACCGAGTGGTTCCGCCAGACCCGCCCCGACGTCGTCCTCTGCCACCGCGCCGAAGTCATCAAATGGATGGAAGCCGCCGGCGCCGACGTCCCCAAGACCCACGGCTTCTGCTGCCTCAACGTCCTCATGAACGTCATCCCCTGCGCCGGCCTTAATCTCCAGGCCCGCCTCATCGGCGCGCGCGGCGTCGAGCTCATCATCGCCCAGCTTTACCGCAACGAATACGGCGTCCCCGACCACGCCTCCATCACCACTATTCCCGGTTCCTGGAACGATGGTCCGACGCTGCGCGAGATGAAGGCCAAGTGA